In Lachnospiraceae bacterium, the DNA window AGCGATATTTAATAACTGGATCAGAAACAATTTCCACTGAGGCATGACTACATAATCTACACCATCATTGATCTTTACCGCCGGCGTTTCACGATCATCGGGGCTGAAAATGTTATTTACAATATTGCCGTAAACAAAATAACCTCCGATCAGCAAAACCAGACAAATGATAAAACTTAACATATGTCCCCTCCTTATAAATTGTTTATTTTGCCCATTTTTTTCTTTGAGCGTCCTCATTGTACTTCAATAAAAACAATTTTAAAAGAGTTTTTGCATGAACGGCAGTCTGTCATACATAAACGGCAATCCTGAAGGAATAAACAGCAGCCAGGTCCGTATTATATGTTTAAGATCTGTTTTAAAGTCTTTAGCTTTTCTCTTCCCACAGGAAGAACTGTGTTTTCATATCCCTTTAATTTCAGAGCAAGACCATTTCTTGTCCACGGAAATATTTCCGTAATGCATTCCAGATTTACCAAATAGCTTTTGTGAATCCTGAAAAAGCCATATAGATGCAGCTTTTTCTCCAGATCACCTAGCAACTGATTTACCTCGTAGCTTCCTGTTTTTGTATGAAGCAGTGTCCCCCTCCCCTGTGTTTCCCCATATATGATCTGAGATATATCTAAAAAACGGATGCTGTGATTTACCTGGACCGGAATCCTGACAGATGCCCCCACTGCTATTCCCCGGACTGCCTCTGCCTGTTCTTTGCTTTGTTCAGGATCTTTCATACATTTTTCAATTACATGACGTACCCGGTCCGGATCAAAAGGCTTCAAAATATAATCATCGATCTCCATTTCAAATGCCTTGGCTGCATAGCGGGAATAGGCAGTAGCAAACACAATCTTTGCCTGGGGAAAAAGTTTTTTTACCGTTGCTGCCAAAGTTGTTCCTTCCATATCATTTAAGTTGATATCAATAAAAAGCATATCAAAATCATCTTCCTTATTAAATAGTTCTAAAGCGCTCCCGCCACTGTCTGCTTCCTTTACAATGCAATCCGGTTTTATATCTAAAATCTGGCTGATCAGTTCTTTTCTTGCCGGACGTTCATCATCAACAACTGCTATTTTCATTTGTTTTCTCCTCTTTTTCTGGCTTTTTCCCTTTTCAAGTGTTATTCTGCATGTGTTGCTTCTGGTATGTCAAAAGAAACGCAGGCACCTTCTTGTGTATTCTGAAGCAGAAGGCCACTTTCATTTCCGTAAATGCTCTTTAAACGCTCGTGTACATTCTTAAGTCCTACTCTGTTTCCATTTTCTCCACAGTAAAACTGCTCCAGCATTTCTTTTGGAAATCCTTTTCCGTTATCTTTTACTGCAATATGAACGCATTTATGCCCATAGGTATCTTTTGCATAACAGGCACAGATCATAACCGTACGAATCCCATTTCTATCAGCTCCGTAGCGGATGGCATTTTCCACCAGAGGCTGAAGGATAAAGGAAGGTACCATACAGTCAAAATCTTCTTCTATATCCATAGTCACCTGAAGTTTCTCCTCAAATCTGGCTTTCTCCAGCTCCAGATATGTATTTATATGATAAAGCTCTGTATGTAAGTTTAACATATACTGCTCATTTTCCAGTGTCTGCCGGTAATAAGAAGCAAGAGTAAGCAACAGCTCCCGTGCTCTTTCAGCGTTTTCACGGCAGATAAAGGAGATCGTATTTAAAGCATTATAAAGAAAATGAGGGTTTACCTGGGACTGCAGTGCCTTCAATTCTGCCTGCCTGCGAAGTTTCTTCTGGTATTCCAGATTGGATAATTCCAGCTGGGTAGAAAACAGCCTTGCAAGCTCTTCCATGAATTTTAAGTCCATCTGTACAGCATGCCTGCGCTTTTTTAGCACAATTGTCAGCCCGCCAATGGCATGTTCTCCTTCTAACAATGGTGCCGTTACAATAATCTGATCCTTTAACACATTTTTCATATTGTCAGGAAAATCTGCCTGTTGAAAATACGTAGGTTTCAGATCTGTGACCGATTGTAACACAGGTGTAAGAAAACCTGGATCTGCCAGACACTCATAGGCTTTTTTGGTGCGGATCGCAAGTATCTTTTCCATATCTGTGATCACAACTGCCGAGCAGATGATTGAGTGAAAAATAATCTGTGCAGCTGCTTCCATATCTTCTTTACTTCTGAGGCCTTTTCTCAAATGTGGCAAACTCTGATCCACGATCCCGAAACACAGGCGCATTTTTTCTGCAAACTGCCCTTCTTTCCGGATAAATACCATATCAAAGGTCCTTAAGAAAATAAGCATACCGCAAGAATTCATCATAATCATAGGAACAGCGATCTGACGGATCAAATGCCAGGCTGCATCAAAAGGTTTTGAGATCAGAAGGATAATGACCATCTGCCCCACTTCCGCTGCTGCTGTCAAAACACAGATTTCTGCCTGCTTCATTTTCCCTGATTTAAACCTTGCAGAAAATACAGACCCCAAAATCCCTTCAACCAAAGTAGACACAGCACAAGATACAGCTGTAAAACCGCCAATATCAAACAGATATCGATGAATACCTGCGATCAGTGCTGTTAACATCCCCACATAGGGTCCGCCTAAAAGTCCTGCTGCCAGTACACCAATCACACGGGTATTGATGATCGCCCCATCTGTGTACGTCCCTGTGTATGTAGATACGATACTGATGATACCAAAGATCACCGCAAGTGCTGTTTTTGAAAATATACTGCTCTGTTCCTCTAAAAACAGCGTCCTGACAAACTCCAGATTCGTAAGAAGAGCCGCGATCAGTACAAGAAGCCCAATATTTAAGAGCATGTTAAAATAGGTTACATCTACCATAATAATGATCTCTTCCCTATATAATTTCAGGCGTTCCGAAACCTGATCTTATTCGGAACGCCTGATCGTTTGCAGTTATTGTGCGTTTTAGCGCAAAGTTCATCCATTATCTGTTTTCAATATCCATTAACATCTGGACACGGCGCTCATGACGGCCGCCTTCGAATTCTGCATCCAGCCATGCTTCTGTGATCATCTTAGCCAGCTCACTGCCTACAACTCTTGCGCCAAATGCAAGTACATTGGAGTTATTATGCATTCTGGAAAGCTTTGCAGTATATGGCTCGCTGCATACACAGGCACGGATGCCTTTTACCTTGTTTGCTGCTAAAGAGATGCCTACACCGGTACCGCAGATAGCAATACCCAGATCAGCTTCGCCGGAAGCTACTGCACGGCCTACTTTCTCGCCGTAAACAGGATAATCACAGCTTTCTGTGCTGTTGGTTCCCAGATCGATCACCTCGTATCCTTTGCTTTCTACAAATTCCTTGATAATGTTCTTCAGTTCAATTGCGGAATGATCATTGCCCATTGCGATCTTCATAAATATTAAATCTCCTCTTTATTAAAAAATTTTTTAATACGATCCAATCTGGATGTCATGGACATTAAAAGCAGGTCTGCTGCTGTAAGTGCAGCCATTGCCTCCACTACTACAACGGCTCTTGGCACGATCACCGGGTCATGACGGCCCTTAATCTGGATCTCCTGTTCTTTTCCATAGCGGTCTACTGTCTTTTGTACCTGGGAAATAGAAGGAGTCGGTTTAAATGCCGCCCGCATCACTATCGTGCTTCCATCACTCATACCTCCTAAGGTACCGCCGGAATGGTTGGTCACTTTTTGCGTTTTTTTGTCTTTTCCTATTACAAAGCTGTCATTATTCCGGGATCCTAAAGAAGCTGCTGCTTCAAAGCCATCTCCGATCTCAAAACCTTTCACAGCGCCAATTGACATAACAGCTTTTCCCAGTGCAGCGTCCAGCTTATCAAAAACAGGTTCTCCTACACCTGCAGGAAGTCCCCTGATCACGCACTCTACCACACCACCGCAGGAATCTCTGCGCTGCATCATATCTTCCATGTAGCTTTCTGCCTCTGCTGCTGCAGCCTTGTCCGGCATATATAAGCGGTTTTTGGAAATTTCTTCCATATCCATATGGCTGTGATCGATCTTTACAGGTCCCACGGCACTGGTATATGCCTGAACCGTGATCCCAAGACTTTCTAACAGTTTGGCTGCTATTGCTCCCGCTGCTACCCTTCCAATGGTCTCTCTTCCGGAAGAACGTCCACCGCCCCGGTAATCCCGGAAACCATATTTTTCATCAAAGGTATAATCAGCATGGCCCGGACGGTACACATCCATGATATTGCTGTAATCATGGGAACGCTGGTCGGTATTGCGGATCACAATGGAAATGGGTGTTCCTGTTGTTTTTCCCTCAAAAACGCCGGACAAGATCTCTGCCTTATCCCCTTCGCTTCTGGCTGTGGTAAATCTGCTCTGCCCCGGTTTTCTCCTGTCTAAATATTTCTGGATATCTTCTTCATTTAACAGAAGTCCTGCAGGACAGCCATCTACTACAACACCAACACCTGATCCATGGGATTCTCCCCAGGTGCTTATCTTAAAAATCGTTCCGTATACTGAACCTGACATGTTATTTTTCTCCTATTTTAACAATAGCGCAGCAGTTCGGTTCATTTACCGGAACACTTCTTCCGCTCATTACTAAAAGTCCTTTTTCATAATCAACCTTAAAGAAGCTGATCGTTCCGCTGTCATGGTTTACAGAAGCAATATGTTTTCCGTCCGGGAATACAGCTACATCCTTTGGATATGAACCGCTGATAGGCAGGCAGCATATCATAGATAAAAGTCCTGTTTCCTCATCTCTTTTGTAAACACTAATGGTATTTTCTCCTGCATTGGTGCAATATATATATTTCTGGTCAATAGACATTCTCATGGCACAGGCTGCAGTTAGGTTGTCCGGATTCTTGGTAGAGGTAGTAGAGATGGTCTGGATCTTTTCGATCACAGGCGCCCTGTCCCCGGTCTTGTAGGTATATACCTCGATCGCCTTCTTTAATTCATACATTAAATAAATAAACTTTCCATCCTTACTGTAACGGAAATGTCTCGGTGCAGACTCCAGATCACAGCGGATAGCATCTACCTGGACTAATTTCTGCTCTTTGTCATTAAAACGGTAGATCTTAACCTGGTCAATACCATTATCCACACTAAGGACAAAGCGATTGTCTGGCATTCTTCTGGTGCAGGTCACATGTGGGCGGAAGTTTCGCTCTGCCACACTGCCGTAGCCTCTGTCAAATACGCCATCTACGATCTTTCCTACAGAACCGTCTGGATTTAAGTTTAATACAGTTGTCTTTCCATCATGATAACCAGATACGAAAACGTACTTATCCTCCTCATCTGTACACAGATGGCAGCCTCTCATTCCTCTGATGGATGAGCTGTTTAAACGTGCCAGGCTTCCGTTTGGAAGGATGCGGAAAGATACAACTCCTTCATCTGCGATGGAGTACAGAGTCTTGCCATCACTGGATGCAATTACATAGGAAGAATTATCCACTTCGATCTCACAGCGCTCTTTAAACATTCCATTTTCTACATCTACATCAAATACAGTGATTCCCTTTGCCTTTCCTGTATAGGAATAGGAACCCACATACGCCATATACTTACCGCTCATACAGCTTACCTCCCTGGATTTTATATGTTCTCTCGGAATCTTTCTGTGCCTGATTTTGTGAGAAGATTTTTTGTCAGTTGTGCCCAAATTTCTGAGGTGTACGCGGTGCGTACATTGATGAAATTCGGGTGCGACTGGCGGGAAATCAGCCACAAAAGCAGGTACAGAAAAGACTCCGAGAGAACATTTATCTGTGTTTTCTGCTCTCGCATACTTTTGCGATCCGCTTGCAGGCACGCACTGACGTGCTCAACTGTCTGCTATCGCAGACGACCTGCTCGTTGATGAACGCCTGAAAAATAAATGCCGCAAGCGGCGCTTATTTTTCCTTGCCCACTCGCAGGCACGCACTGACGTGCTCAACTGTCTGCTATCGCAGACGGCCTGCTCGTTGATGAACGCCTGAAAAATAAATGCCGCAAGCGGCGCTTATTTTTCCTTGCGTTCATCATATCATAACTTTGTTCATTTGTTAACCTTTAAGTTTCAGAAAAAGTATTGACACTCTTCTCATTTAATGTATAATGGAACTCGTCTTTGTTTAATAACACTAAACTTTTTGCTTATTTTTACATTCAGTTAGTATTTGTAAACTTTGTGTATGATACAGGGAGCAATCCAGTATCAGGAACAATTCAAAAACAGGAGGCTATCATGGATATCGGCAACAAGCTGAAAGAACTGCGCGTTTTAAAGGGTCTGACACAGGAAGAGCTGGCAGACCGTTCAGAGCTTTCCAAGGGATTTATCTCCCAGCTGGAGCGCAACTTAACATCCCCCTCTATCACCACCCTTATGGACATCCTGCAGTGCCTTGGAACCAGCATCGGGGAGTTTTTCAATGAGGCTCCTGATGAACAGATCGTATTCGGAAAACAGGACTATTTTGTCAAGGTTGACACCGAATATAAAAACGAGATCAAATGGATCATTCCCAATGCCCAGAAAAATACCATGGAACCTATTTATCTTACCCTTGAGGCCGGAGGTTCCACCTGTCCGGATACACCTCATGAAGGAGAAGAATTCGGCTATATCCTTCAGGGAACCGTATCCATTCATCTTGGAAATAAGACTTATAAAGCCAAAAAAGGGGAATCCTTTTATTATACAGCTGACAAGACCCATTTTCTGTCCAGTAAAAGCGGGGCAGTTCTGATCTGGGTCAGCTCACCACCAAGTTTTTAATCTAGCACACCGTTTACGAAACGATGTACTAGTATATCACATATGTTCTCTCGGAATCTTTCTGTGCCTGATTTTGTGAGAAGATTTTTTGTCAGTTGTGCCCAAATTTCTGAGGCGTACGCGGTGCGTACGTTGATGAAATTCGGGTGCGACTGGCGGAAAATCAGCCACAAAGGCAGGTGCAGGAAAGACTCCGAGAGGACATCACATACGAAAAGGAGAACTGTGTACATGAGCCAGCCATTGATCGATTTACAGCATATTTCAAAAAGCTTTGACGGAGAAATGGTCTTAGATGACCTGAGTCTTTCTATAAAAGAAAATAGTTTCGTAACTTTACTCGGCCCCAGCGGATGCGGAAAATCCACCACTTTGCGTATTATCGGTGGTTTCACCCCGCCGGATAAGGGAACTGTTATCTTCGACGGTCAGGATATCACCAAATTGCCGCCAAATAAACGCCAGTTAAACACCGTATTCCAGAAATACGCCTTATTCCCCCATATGACCATTGCCGAAAACATTGCTTTCGGCCTGAAGATCAAAAACAAACCTAAAAGCTATATTGACGATAAGATCAAATATGCATTAAAACTGGTAAACCTGTCCGGTTTTGAAAAAAGAGATGTTACCTCTCTTTCCGGTGGCCAGCAGCAGCGTATCGCTATTGCAAGAGCTATTGTAAATGAGCCGCGGGTACTGCTCCTTGATGAGCCTTTAGGCGCTTTGGATCTGAAGCTGCGCCAGGACATGCAGTATGAGCTGATCCGCCTGAAAAATGAGCTGGGGATCACCTTTATCTATGTTACCCATGACCAGGAAGAGGCACTTACCATGTCTGATACCATTGTGGTCATGAACCAGGGCTATATCCAGCAGATGGGTTCCCCGGAACAGATCTACAATGAACCGGAAAATGCCTTTGTTGCAGACTTTATCGGAGAAAGCAATATTGTGCCAGGCCTGATGATCCATGATGAACTGGTTGAGATCTTCGGCGCCAGATTTGCCTGTGTTGATAAAGGATTCGGAAATAATAAACCGGTTGACGTTGTGATCCGTCCTGAGGATATCGACCTGTTAAAGCCGGAGGAAGGCACTCTCCAGGGTATTGTCACCCACCTGATCTTTAAGGGTGTCCATTATGAAATGGAAGTAACCACCCCGGATGGCTTTGAGTGGCTGGTACACTCTACTGATATGTTCCCTGTTGGCCAGCAGGTAGGTATCCATGTGGATCCTTTTGACATTCAGATCATGAACAAACCTGCTTCTGAAGATGAGGAGGCGATCGGAGTCAATGAATGATGAAAAGAAATCCGCGACCTTAGGAAGAGCACTTCTTTCCGGCCCTTATCTGATCTGGATGATCGGTTTTACCATTATCCCCCTCGCCCTTATTTTCTGGTTCGGCATTACTAATAAGAATGGCAGCCTGACACTGGCAAATATTACTGCCATTATGAATCCGGATCACTGGAAGGCTTTGTGGCTGTCTCTTGGACTGTCACTGGTCAGTACGATCCTCTGCCTGATCCTTGCTTATCCTCTTGCCATGATCCTTCGTGGAAGAGGCAGTTCTGCCAGCGGCTTTATTGTATTTATCTTCATCCTTCCTATGTGGATGAACTTTTTACTGCGTACTATGGCATGGCAGACATTACTTGAGCGAAACGGTGTGATCAATGGAATCTTAACCTGGCTCCATCTGCCGAAGCAGAACCTGATCAACACTCCTGCAGCTATCGTTCTTGGAATGGTATATAACTTCCTTCCATTTATGGTACTGCCCATCTACAACGTACTTGCAAAAATTGACGACAACACCATCAACGCCGCAAAAGACTTAGGTGCCAACACCTTACAGACTTTATTTTACATCTGGCTGCCTTTAAGCCTTCCTGGTATCATCAGCGGTATTACCATGGTATTCGTGCCCTCCCTCACTACTTTCGTTATCTCCGACCTGTTAGGCGGAAGCAAGATCCTTCTGATCGGTAATGTAATTGAACAGGAGTTTACAAAGGGAAATAACTGGCACCTGGGAAGCGGTCTGTCTCTGGTCTTAATGGTATTTATACTTATCAGTATGGCCATGATCGCAAAATATGATAAAAACGGAGAAGGGACGGCATTCTAATGACAAAAGGCAAAGAACGGTTTCGGAAGTTTATTTCCGACTTTTATTTAGTGATTATCCTTATCTTCCTTTATGCCCCAATCTTCACCATGATGGTCCTTTCTTTTAACCAGTCAAAATCAAGGACCCACTGGGGCGGCTTTACACTTAGCTGGTATACACAGATGTTCCAAAGCCGGGCGATCATGTACGCCTTATACACCACACTGCTTGTGGCAATGATCTCCGCACTGGTGGCAACTATCATTGGAACTGTGACAGCCCTCGCCATCAACCACATGAAGCCTGTGTCCAAAAATATTTTTATGGGAATCTCTAACATTCCCATGTTAAACGCGGATATCGTCACCGGTATCTCACTGATGCTTGCATTTATTGCCTTTGGGATCTCCCTTGGCTTTAAGACCGTGCTCATTTCCCATATCACCTTTAACATTCCTTATGTTATCTTAAGTGTTATGCCGAAATTAAAGCAGACGGATCGCTCCACCTATGAGGCGGCTTTAGACCTTGGCGCTTCTCCGGCTTATGCCTTTTTCCAGGTAGTTTTCCCGGATATCATGCCAGGTGTCCTCTCCGGTTTTCTGCTGGCATTTACCATGTCACTGGATGATTTCATTATCACCCATTTTACAAAGGGCGCCGGCATCAATACTCTGTCTACCTTGATCTACAGTGAAGTGCGCCGCGGTATCCGTCCTTCCATGTATGCCTTAAGCACCGTTATCTTTGTGGTGGTGCTGGTGGTACTGCTTATTGCAAATTTTCGGAAACAGCCGGAAAAAGACTAATATCGGAGACTGGAGGATCTAAGCTATCATGAAAATGCGTACATTCTGGGCTGCCGCAGCTGTTGCTGTAGGCTCCTGTGTGATATCCATTGCTATTTTAGGAGTTCCAGGAGCAGAAAACGGCGGCGGTACTTTAAAAGTATATAACTGGGGCGAATATATTGACGAGGATGTTATTACCCAGTTTGAAGATGAAACGGGCATTTCCGTTATCTATGACGTTTTTGAGACCAATGAGGAAATGTATCCGGTTGTAGAGGCTGGGGGAGTTAAATACGATGTAGTCTGCCCTTCAGACTATATGATCCAGAGAATGATCGATAATAATATACTGGCAGAGCTGGATTATGATAATATCCCCAATGCAGATCAGATCGGGGATCCTTACTGGAAAATGTCCCAGGGATTTGACCCGGACAATAAGTATTCCGTTCCTTACTGCTGGGGTACTGTAGGTATCCTTTATAATAAGCAGATGTTAGAACAGTTAGGCGTACCAAAGCCAACCAGCTGGGCTGACCTGTGGGATCCCAAGCTGGCAGATGAGATCTTGATGCAGAACAGTATCCGTGATGCATTTATGATCGCATTGAAACAGAAAGGATATTCTTTAAATACTTCTGACCCGGAGGAACTGGCGCAGGCAAGAGATATGCTGATCGAACAGAAACCCCTTGTCCAGGCTTATGTTATCGACCAGGTAAGAGATAAAATGATCAATGGAGAAGCTGCGGAAGGTGTGATCTACTCCGGCGAAATGCTTTACATCCAGGAACAGATTGAAGAGCTTGGCCTGAATTATGACCTGGAATATGTGGTTCCAGATGAAGGAACTACTCTCTGGATCGACTCCTGGGTAATTCCAAAAAATGCAGAAAACAAAGAAGCTGCAGAACAATGGATCAATTTCATGTGCCGTCCGGATATTGCAAAGAAAAACTTTGACTACATTACGTATTCTACCCCGAATACAGGCGCTTATGAGCTTTCTGATAAGGAGCTTCAGGATAACAAAGCCCTGTTCCCGGATATGGATTCCCCGGCAATGAAAAACAGTGAGATTCTCCGTTATCTTGGAGATGATACAGATAATATTTACAATGAAATGTGGAAAGAAGTTAAAGCCCAGTAATTCCCAGTTAAAGTTCCGCCAGGCCTCTTATTTCCATGCCAGATTTTGTTTTTCAGGGAATTTTATCAATAAGGATTTATTACCATTTCCATTACTTGTAAATATGGTTTTTCTATGTTAAAATTATTGTACTTAGTGGGAGCGTGTCTGAAAATTTTTGCCGCGATTTTCAGATGCGCTCTACGGCTACTTTGAGATCTGATGAAAGGACGTGTTGTTGTGAAAATACAGGAATCTGCGGAAAATTATCTGGAAACTATATTTATGCTCAGCAGGCATAAGCCTTACGTGCGTTCCATTGATATTGCAAATGAATTAAGCTTTTCCAAACCAAGTGTCAGCGTTGCCATGAAGAACCTGCGCGAAAATGGCTATATCCACATGACTGACCAGGGCCATATTACTTTGACACAGACCGGTCAGGATATTGCTAATAAAATGTATGAACGTCACATTATGCTGTCTAACTGGCTGATCTATCTGGGCGTGGATGAAAAGACAGCTGTGGAAGATGCCTGCAAGATCGAGCATGTACTCAGTGCCCAAAGCTTCCAGGCGATCAAGAAGCATATCACACAGGGAAATGAGCTTCCTGCTGATATGAAAGAAGATGAATAAACAAAAATAGTTTGAAAAAGAAGGACGGGGCGGTCACTGGTGGTGGCCGTCTTTTTTTGCAGAATGAGAGTTTTTCCGAAGAAATAATCTTTCCAAAGAAAGGACGTGTACATATGAAAGTAAAACATATTTCTATTGCAGTGGATCCTGAACAGACCGGAAATCCTGTTTTTGGTGCTCCGGCAGATCTTACTGCTTATATCCTGGAACCAGTAGAAGGGATCACGGATAAAAAAAGACCGGCTGTCCTGCTTTGTCCGGGCGGCGGCTATCATAAACTTTCGGGACGTGAAGATCAACCGATCGCTATGAAGTATCTGGCAGCTGGTTTTCATGTCTTTGTGCTTCACTACAGCCTGGTGCCGGATGTATTTCCACGGGCACTTATGGAGCTGGCGCTTTCCATGAAGCTGATACGTGAACATGGAAATGAGTGGAATGTAGATGTAAAGCGGATCGCTGTTTCCGGATTTTCTGCAGGCGGACATCTGGCGTGCTGCCTTGGAACTTTCTGGAATAAGGAATGGCTGTATAAGGCTTTGGAAGTGAAGCCGGAGATGATACAGCCCAATGGGATGATCCTTTGTTATCCGGTTATCACTTCCGAAGAATATTGTCATAAAGGGTCATTTGAATGTCTTATGGGGACTGAGGCTTCTAAGAAAGATATGGAACTTCGCAGGCTTCTGTCCTTGGAGTATCAAGTGGGTCCTCAGGTTCCAAAAACTTTTTTATGGCATACCTGGACGGATCAGTCAGTGCCAGTAGAGAACAGCCTGTTGCTTTTACAGGCTTTAAGAAAGGCCGGAGTAAACGTGGAAGCACATTTGTATCCGATGGGCCCCCACGGGATCGCCCTTGGAACAGAAGAAACCCAGGGAATCGATCAGAAATATCTGGCGCCTTATTGTGAAAGCTGGATGGGGTTAGCGATACGCTGGATTTCAGAACAGCTGTAATATTGTAACGCCATTATTCTCCCCACTGCTTTATCATGGATTACGCAGGCCGTCATTTCACTTATCAATTGTCCACATCTTGAGTGCAGCTGTCCGAATGCAGCGGACAAAGTCCGATGCAGGCGAACAGGTGCAAATCGAAAGCCAGTGGACAATGATAAGTGAAATGTAAGGCCGTTTCTTTCACGCTTCACAACCTCACAGCTGCCAGTTTCCAGCCTGTCACAACTCAGAAAATCCCACGATCACCAATCTCCCAGATTCTCATGGCACATCACGCTTTCAACGCCCTCATAGCATTCAAAATCGCGATCACCGAAACACCAACATCCGCAAAAACCGCTTCCCACATATTCGCCACACCAAAAGCTCCCATAGCCAGGACCACAAACTTAAC includes these proteins:
- a CDS encoding LytTR family DNA-binding domain-containing protein, with the translated sequence MKIAVVDDERPARKELISQILDIKPDCIVKEADSGGSALELFNKEDDFDMLFIDINLNDMEGTTLAATVKKLFPQAKIVFATAYSRYAAKAFEMEIDDYILKPFDPDRVRHVIEKCMKDPEQSKEQAEAVRGIAVGASVRIPVQVNHSIRFLDISQIIYGETQGRGTLLHTKTGSYEVNQLLGDLEKKLHLYGFFRIHKSYLVNLECITEIFPWTRNGLALKLKGYENTVLPVGREKLKTLKQILNI
- a CDS encoding histidine kinase, with amino-acid sequence MVDVTYFNMLLNIGLLVLIAALLTNLEFVRTLFLEEQSSIFSKTALAVIFGIISIVSTYTGTYTDGAIINTRVIGVLAAGLLGGPYVGMLTALIAGIHRYLFDIGGFTAVSCAVSTLVEGILGSVFSARFKSGKMKQAEICVLTAAAEVGQMVIILLISKPFDAAWHLIRQIAVPMIMMNSCGMLIFLRTFDMVFIRKEGQFAEKMRLCFGIVDQSLPHLRKGLRSKEDMEAAAQIIFHSIICSAVVITDMEKILAIRTKKAYECLADPGFLTPVLQSVTDLKPTYFQQADFPDNMKNVLKDQIIVTAPLLEGEHAIGGLTIVLKKRRHAVQMDLKFMEELARLFSTQLELSNLEYQKKLRRQAELKALQSQVNPHFLYNALNTISFICRENAERARELLLTLASYYRQTLENEQYMLNLHTELYHINTYLELEKARFEEKLQVTMDIEEDFDCMVPSFILQPLVENAIRYGADRNGIRTVMICACYAKDTYGHKCVHIAVKDNGKGFPKEMLEQFYCGENGNRVGLKNVHERLKSIYGNESGLLLQNTQEGACVSFDIPEATHAE
- the rpiB gene encoding ribose 5-phosphate isomerase B — its product is MGNDHSAIELKNIIKEFVESKGYEVIDLGTNSTESCDYPVYGEKVGRAVASGEADLGIAICGTGVGISLAANKVKGIRACVCSEPYTAKLSRMHNNSNVLAFGARVVGSELAKMITEAWLDAEFEGGRHERRVQMLMDIENR
- the aroC gene encoding chorismate synthase → MSGSVYGTIFKISTWGESHGSGVGVVVDGCPAGLLLNEEDIQKYLDRRKPGQSRFTTARSEGDKAEILSGVFEGKTTGTPISIVIRNTDQRSHDYSNIMDVYRPGHADYTFDEKYGFRDYRGGGRSSGRETIGRVAAGAIAAKLLESLGITVQAYTSAVGPVKIDHSHMDMEEISKNRLYMPDKAAAAEAESYMEDMMQRRDSCGGVVECVIRGLPAGVGEPVFDKLDAALGKAVMSIGAVKGFEIGDGFEAAASLGSRNNDSFVIGKDKKTQKVTNHSGGTLGGMSDGSTIVMRAAFKPTPSISQVQKTVDRYGKEQEIQIKGRHDPVIVPRAVVVVEAMAALTAADLLLMSMTSRLDRIKKFFNKEEI
- a CDS encoding lactonase family protein → MSGKYMAYVGSYSYTGKAKGITVFDVDVENGMFKERCEIEVDNSSYVIASSDGKTLYSIADEGVVSFRILPNGSLARLNSSSIRGMRGCHLCTDEEDKYVFVSGYHDGKTTVLNLNPDGSVGKIVDGVFDRGYGSVAERNFRPHVTCTRRMPDNRFVLSVDNGIDQVKIYRFNDKEQKLVQVDAIRCDLESAPRHFRYSKDGKFIYLMYELKKAIEVYTYKTGDRAPVIEKIQTISTTSTKNPDNLTAACAMRMSIDQKYIYCTNAGENTISVYKRDEETGLLSMICCLPISGSYPKDVAVFPDGKHIASVNHDSGTISFFKVDYEKGLLVMSGRSVPVNEPNCCAIVKIGEK
- a CDS encoding helix-turn-helix domain-containing protein gives rise to the protein MDIGNKLKELRVLKGLTQEELADRSELSKGFISQLERNLTSPSITTLMDILQCLGTSIGEFFNEAPDEQIVFGKQDYFVKVDTEYKNEIKWIIPNAQKNTMEPIYLTLEAGGSTCPDTPHEGEEFGYILQGTVSIHLGNKTYKAKKGESFYYTADKTHFLSSKSGAVLIWVSSPPSF
- a CDS encoding ABC transporter ATP-binding protein gives rise to the protein MSQPLIDLQHISKSFDGEMVLDDLSLSIKENSFVTLLGPSGCGKSTTLRIIGGFTPPDKGTVIFDGQDITKLPPNKRQLNTVFQKYALFPHMTIAENIAFGLKIKNKPKSYIDDKIKYALKLVNLSGFEKRDVTSLSGGQQQRIAIARAIVNEPRVLLLDEPLGALDLKLRQDMQYELIRLKNELGITFIYVTHDQEEALTMSDTIVVMNQGYIQQMGSPEQIYNEPENAFVADFIGESNIVPGLMIHDELVEIFGARFACVDKGFGNNKPVDVVIRPEDIDLLKPEEGTLQGIVTHLIFKGVHYEMEVTTPDGFEWLVHSTDMFPVGQQVGIHVDPFDIQIMNKPASEDEEAIGVNE
- a CDS encoding ABC transporter permease, producing MNDEKKSATLGRALLSGPYLIWMIGFTIIPLALIFWFGITNKNGSLTLANITAIMNPDHWKALWLSLGLSLVSTILCLILAYPLAMILRGRGSSASGFIVFIFILPMWMNFLLRTMAWQTLLERNGVINGILTWLHLPKQNLINTPAAIVLGMVYNFLPFMVLPIYNVLAKIDDNTINAAKDLGANTLQTLFYIWLPLSLPGIISGITMVFVPSLTTFVISDLLGGSKILLIGNVIEQEFTKGNNWHLGSGLSLVLMVFILISMAMIAKYDKNGEGTAF
- a CDS encoding ABC transporter permease — translated: MTKGKERFRKFISDFYLVIILIFLYAPIFTMMVLSFNQSKSRTHWGGFTLSWYTQMFQSRAIMYALYTTLLVAMISALVATIIGTVTALAINHMKPVSKNIFMGISNIPMLNADIVTGISLMLAFIAFGISLGFKTVLISHITFNIPYVILSVMPKLKQTDRSTYEAALDLGASPAYAFFQVVFPDIMPGVLSGFLLAFTMSLDDFIITHFTKGAGINTLSTLIYSEVRRGIRPSMYALSTVIFVVVLVVLLIANFRKQPEKD